In Nonomuraea muscovyensis, the following proteins share a genomic window:
- a CDS encoding DUF998 domain-containing protein — protein MTEHAAVPPRGMVAGPVAGVLVTVAALGYAQVALPEQPLLSDYALVPGGMLPVMIGMLALAGACLWLAYGLTVREPARTAATRVLLVATAAGLALCAIFPTDPGLSQISTLEGEVHRWAAAVVFTALPLAGWTLARRNTSLPWGNAVRALSVTSALALGGFLITHPASFTSSPINGAAYYGLLERGVVLAEIALLTAMALASAGGRRHPAALEPPASSGPAAEAGARPERLAA, from the coding sequence ATGACGGAGCACGCCGCGGTGCCGCCGCGCGGAATGGTCGCCGGTCCGGTCGCCGGTGTGCTGGTGACGGTCGCCGCGCTCGGCTACGCGCAGGTGGCGCTGCCCGAGCAGCCGCTGCTCAGCGACTACGCGCTGGTGCCCGGCGGGATGCTGCCGGTGATGATCGGCATGCTGGCGCTCGCGGGGGCGTGCCTGTGGCTGGCGTACGGGCTGACGGTCCGCGAGCCCGCCCGCACCGCCGCGACCCGGGTGCTGCTGGTGGCCACCGCGGCGGGTCTGGCGCTGTGCGCCATCTTCCCCACCGATCCCGGCCTCTCGCAGATCAGCACCCTGGAAGGGGAGGTCCACCGGTGGGCCGCCGCGGTCGTCTTCACCGCGCTGCCCCTGGCGGGATGGACGCTGGCCAGGCGGAACACGTCCCTGCCGTGGGGCAACGCGGTCCGGGCGCTGAGCGTGACGTCGGCGCTGGCGCTGGGCGGTTTCCTCATCACGCATCCGGCGTCGTTCACCTCGTCGCCGATCAACGGCGCCGCCTACTACGGCCTGCTCGAACGCGGCGTGGTGCTGGCCGAGATCGCCCTGCTGACCGCCATGGCGCTGGCGTCCGCCGGTGGGCGCAGGCACCCCGCGGCGCTGGAGCCCCCCGCCTCTTCCGGGCCCGCCGCCGAGGCCGGCGCGCGGCCGGAGCGGCTCGCCGCCTGA
- a CDS encoding isocitrate lyase/PEP mutase family protein — protein sequence MTGSPLPRAVTFRDLHRPGDPLLLPNAWDYGSAALLAAHGFPAIGTTSLGVAAVYGRPDAAGATRAETIELAAAMRDLGVLVTVDIEGGFSDDPAEVSDLVAALAALDVAGVNLEDGRPDGTLRPIGLQQRIIAAALGHGVFVNARTDTCWLRTGDTLERVRAYGHADGVFVPGLTGLREIEAVVASTPLPLNVLHQPDGPAMGRLAAVGVARVSTGSLPYRAALRGALAAVLAVRGEGAPVPLPTYGQIADLLPKA from the coding sequence ATGACCGGCTCTCCGCTCCCCCGCGCCGTGACCTTCCGCGACCTGCACCGTCCCGGTGACCCGCTGCTGCTGCCCAACGCCTGGGACTACGGCTCCGCCGCGCTGCTGGCCGCCCACGGGTTCCCCGCGATCGGCACCACCAGCCTCGGCGTGGCCGCCGTGTACGGCAGGCCCGACGCCGCCGGCGCCACCCGGGCCGAGACCATCGAGCTGGCCGCGGCCATGCGCGACCTGGGCGTCCTCGTCACCGTCGACATCGAGGGCGGGTTCAGCGACGACCCCGCCGAGGTGTCCGACCTCGTCGCGGCCCTCGCCGCGCTGGACGTCGCGGGCGTCAACCTGGAGGACGGCCGCCCCGACGGCACCCTGCGACCCATCGGGCTGCAGCAGCGGATCATCGCGGCCGCGCTCGGCCACGGCGTGTTCGTCAACGCGCGGACCGACACCTGCTGGCTGCGCACCGGTGACACGCTGGAGCGGGTGCGCGCCTACGGGCACGCCGACGGCGTGTTCGTCCCCGGCCTGACCGGCCTGCGCGAGATCGAGGCGGTGGTCGCGAGCACCCCGCTGCCGCTCAACGTACTGCACCAGCCGGACGGACCGGCCATGGGCCGGCTCGCCGCCGTGGGCGTGGCCAGGGTCAGCACCGGGTCGCTGCCCTACCGGGCCGCGCTGCGCGGAGCGCTGGCAGCCGTGCTGGCCGTACGGGGCGAGGGAGCCCCCGTGCCGCTGCCCACGTACGGACAGATCGCTGATTTGCTGCCGAAAGCCTGA
- a CDS encoding BTAD domain-containing putative transcriptional regulator produces the protein MRFEILGPTRVVGEDGKPVPLGGPRMRGLLTLLALDVGRVVRSDVLVDGLYGEQPPEGVANALQAQVSRLRRALGRDRVEFHPAGYRLAADAADVDAHRFERLAAEGGHALRAGDARLAATLLREALAMWRGTALADAPFAAAAAAGLEERRLAATEDRVQADLELGRHRELVAELRQLTAAHPLRERLRVQLMRALYGSGRQAEALSAYEEARRALDEELGLAPGPELAAAHLAVLRGDPALGTAAPDVPAREPEGGRPRRRTGVRAQLTSFVGRDEELEQVAAHLRRARLVTLIGAGGSGKTRLALEAAGRYAGDVCFVQLGPVAGSGGDAGGGGDVPGAVLAGLGIRESLLAGPERLALDPAARLVTALAERDLLLVLDNCEHVVASAAELADLLLAACPRLRVLVTSREALGITGERLLPVAPLRMPPADAPNPLDYPAVRLFADRAAAVRPGFAVDEDTAAQVVAVCRALDGLPLAIELAAARLRTLTVAEVAARLDDRFRLLAKGSRTALPRHQTLRAVVAWSWDLLDEDEQRLARRLTVFADGATPGAAERVCGLPEEVLFALADKSLVEVAGGRYRMLETIRAFCAERLAEAGESEALREAHAAYYLDLAMTADPHLRRAEQLEWLALLDEEDDDLDAALRWAAETGRTELGMRLLAHAACYWWMRGHRVTRAALARRLLAGSPVNTPAGLEEEYAICVLVAAWGGEPSPELRNRLADLQRRHPVGHMLARLEFLSMLLPMFTGPPGDIEAVRALQAQVAGTLPAWPDALSQAGVAFVLQGMGRFEEARAGFEQALVSFGKLGERWGTTLALTGLGTLAFDQGRFAEAYELAGRSFAVAEELGSVPDMAESLCSRGDARARLDDLAGAEADYLLAADLSRRVGHGETMALAHAGLGEVAMRRGDAGTARRRLEQALAECPDGWYSAVDIRHRIVADLRALAGGPKDGRGDGPSDGPSDGPDDGPSDGPDDGPAGAADAAAGGTVSGR, from the coding sequence ATGCGCTTCGAGATCCTTGGCCCGACGAGGGTCGTGGGCGAGGACGGGAAGCCGGTCCCCCTCGGCGGCCCCCGGATGCGGGGTCTCCTCACGCTGCTGGCGCTCGACGTGGGCCGCGTCGTCCGGTCCGACGTGCTCGTCGACGGCCTGTACGGCGAGCAGCCGCCCGAGGGCGTGGCCAACGCGCTTCAGGCGCAGGTGTCGCGGCTGCGCAGGGCGCTGGGCCGCGACCGGGTCGAGTTCCACCCGGCCGGCTACCGGCTGGCCGCGGACGCCGCCGACGTGGACGCCCACCGGTTCGAGCGGCTGGCCGCCGAGGGCGGGCACGCGCTGCGCGCGGGCGACGCCCGCCTGGCCGCGACACTGCTGCGGGAGGCGCTGGCGATGTGGCGCGGCACGGCGCTGGCCGACGCCCCGTTCGCGGCGGCCGCGGCGGCGGGGCTGGAGGAGCGGCGGCTGGCGGCCACGGAGGACCGGGTCCAGGCCGACCTGGAGCTGGGCCGCCATCGCGAGCTGGTGGCCGAGCTGCGGCAGCTCACCGCGGCCCACCCGCTGCGCGAGCGGTTGCGGGTCCAGCTGATGCGCGCCCTGTACGGCAGCGGCCGGCAGGCGGAGGCGCTCAGCGCGTACGAGGAGGCCCGGCGGGCGCTCGACGAGGAACTGGGCCTGGCCCCCGGCCCCGAACTGGCGGCAGCCCACCTCGCCGTGCTGCGCGGCGACCCGGCCCTGGGCACCGCCGCCCCCGACGTCCCCGCCCGCGAGCCGGAGGGTGGGCGGCCGCGGCGCCGGACGGGGGTGCGGGCCCAGCTCACCAGCTTCGTGGGTCGCGACGAGGAGTTGGAGCAGGTGGCCGCCCACCTGCGGCGGGCACGGCTCGTCACGCTCATCGGCGCCGGCGGCTCGGGCAAGACCCGGCTGGCCCTGGAGGCGGCCGGGCGCTACGCCGGTGACGTCTGCTTCGTGCAGCTCGGGCCCGTCGCGGGCAGCGGGGGTGACGCAGGCGGCGGGGGTGACGTGCCGGGCGCCGTGCTGGCGGGGCTCGGCATCCGTGAGAGCCTGCTCGCCGGCCCCGAACGGCTCGCGCTCGATCCGGCCGCCCGGCTGGTGACCGCGCTCGCCGAGCGCGACCTGCTGCTGGTGCTCGACAACTGCGAGCACGTCGTGGCGTCCGCCGCCGAGCTGGCCGACCTGCTGCTGGCCGCCTGCCCGCGGCTGCGGGTGCTGGTGACCAGCCGCGAGGCGCTCGGCATCACCGGCGAGCGGCTGCTGCCGGTGGCGCCGCTGCGGATGCCCCCGGCCGACGCGCCGAACCCGCTCGACTACCCGGCCGTGCGGCTGTTCGCCGACCGGGCGGCGGCGGTGCGGCCGGGATTCGCCGTCGATGAGGACACCGCGGCGCAGGTGGTGGCCGTCTGCCGGGCACTCGACGGGCTGCCGCTGGCCATCGAGCTGGCCGCGGCCCGGCTGCGCACGCTGACGGTGGCCGAGGTGGCGGCGCGGCTGGACGACCGGTTCCGGCTGCTGGCCAAGGGCAGCCGCACGGCGCTCCCCCGGCACCAGACGCTGCGCGCGGTCGTCGCGTGGAGCTGGGACCTGCTCGACGAGGACGAGCAGCGGCTGGCCAGGCGGCTCACCGTGTTCGCCGACGGCGCCACGCCAGGCGCGGCGGAGCGGGTGTGCGGGCTGCCGGAGGAGGTGCTGTTCGCGCTGGCGGACAAGTCGCTGGTGGAGGTGGCCGGCGGCCGTTACCGGATGCTGGAGACGATCAGGGCGTTCTGCGCCGAGCGGCTGGCCGAGGCGGGCGAGAGCGAGGCGCTGCGCGAGGCGCACGCCGCCTACTACCTCGACCTGGCGATGACCGCCGACCCGCACCTGCGACGGGCGGAACAACTGGAGTGGCTGGCCCTCCTCGACGAGGAGGACGACGACCTCGACGCGGCCCTGCGATGGGCGGCCGAGACGGGCCGGACCGAGCTGGGCATGCGGCTGCTCGCCCATGCCGCCTGCTACTGGTGGATGCGCGGCCACCGGGTGACGCGCGCAGCGCTGGCGCGGAGGCTGCTGGCGGGCTCGCCCGTCAACACGCCGGCCGGGCTGGAGGAGGAGTACGCGATCTGCGTGCTCGTCGCGGCCTGGGGCGGCGAGCCGAGCCCGGAGCTGCGAAACCGTCTGGCGGATCTGCAGCGGCGGCACCCGGTCGGGCACATGCTGGCGCGCCTGGAGTTCCTCTCGATGCTGCTGCCGATGTTCACGGGGCCGCCGGGTGACATCGAGGCGGTCCGGGCGTTGCAGGCCCAGGTCGCCGGCACGCTGCCCGCCTGGCCCGACGCGCTCAGCCAGGCCGGCGTCGCGTTCGTGCTGCAGGGCATGGGCCGGTTCGAGGAGGCGAGGGCCGGGTTCGAGCAGGCGCTCGTCTCGTTCGGGAAGCTGGGTGAGCGCTGGGGCACCACACTGGCGCTGACGGGGCTGGGCACGCTGGCCTTCGACCAGGGCCGCTTCGCCGAGGCGTACGAGCTGGCCGGGCGGTCGTTCGCGGTGGCCGAGGAGCTGGGGTCGGTGCCCGACATGGCGGAGAGCCTGTGCAGCCGGGGCGACGCCCGTGCGCGCCTGGACGACCTCGCGGGGGCGGAGGCCGACTACCTGCTCGCCGCCGACCTGTCGCGCCGGGTGGGCCACGGCGAGACGATGGCGCTGGCGCATGCGGGGCTGGGCGAGGTGGCGATGCGGCGCGGCGACGCCGGCACGGCCCGCCGGCGTCTGGAGCAGGCGCTGGCGGAGTGCCCCGACGGCTGGTACAGCGCCGTGGACATCCGCCACCGCATCGTCGCCGACCTGCGCGCCCTGGCCGGCGGCCCCAAGGACGGCCGGGGTGACGGGCCGAGTGACGGACCGAGCGACGGACCGGATGACGGACCGAGCGACGGGCCGGATGACGGGCCGGCGGGCGCGGCCGATGCGGCGGCGGGCGGGACGGTCAGCGGGCGGTAG
- a CDS encoding MFS transporter: MTKRWASLVIACLATLLLSLDLTVLHLALPRLVGDLGAGATQLLWIGDVYGFALAGLLVTMGNLGDRIGRKRLLLIGAVAFGAASAVTAYAPTPELLIAARALLGVAGATIMPSTLSIIRNVFTDARERTTAIGIWSGMSAAGFAVGPVVGGLLLDHFWWGSVFLINLPIMALVFVGGLLVLPESRNPDAGRIDLLSVALSFAGVVAVIYAVKEAAHTGVEHVDVPVAGVLGVVCLAWFAGRQSRLAEPLIDMRLFRRRAFTASIGTNLLAIFTMMAMSLIFAWYFQLVLGWSPLQAGLAGLPGGLSGAIGGILASRLIGVIGRNGVVALGLLMNAGAFLTYSTLGQDPDYLVILAAMLVGGAGIGFAFTVNNDNVLATVPKERAGAAAAVSETSFELGGALGIAVLGTVLNSAYSSGLRLPAGLPADGPARESIAGAMEVAATLPAEQAAVLVQAARAAFVAGVHVTGLVTAALLVVAAVFALVGLRGVPKVIPEEVLARAHS; encoded by the coding sequence ATGACGAAACGATGGGCTTCCCTGGTGATCGCCTGCCTGGCGACCCTGCTGCTCTCCCTGGACCTGACCGTCCTGCACCTCGCACTGCCGCGCTTGGTCGGTGATCTCGGCGCCGGCGCCACGCAACTGCTCTGGATCGGCGACGTGTACGGCTTCGCGCTGGCGGGCCTGCTGGTCACCATGGGCAACCTCGGCGACCGCATCGGTCGCAAGCGGCTGCTGCTCATCGGCGCAGTCGCGTTCGGCGCGGCCTCGGCGGTGACCGCGTACGCGCCGACCCCCGAGCTGCTGATCGCGGCGCGTGCGCTGCTCGGCGTGGCCGGTGCGACGATCATGCCGTCCACCCTGTCGATCATCCGGAACGTCTTCACCGACGCCCGCGAGCGCACCACGGCGATCGGCATCTGGAGCGGGATGAGCGCCGCCGGCTTCGCCGTGGGCCCGGTGGTCGGCGGGCTGCTGCTCGACCACTTCTGGTGGGGCTCGGTGTTCCTCATCAACCTGCCGATCATGGCGCTGGTGTTCGTCGGCGGCCTCCTGGTGCTGCCGGAGTCGCGCAACCCGGACGCGGGCCGGATCGATCTGCTGAGCGTGGCGCTGTCGTTCGCCGGCGTGGTGGCGGTCATCTACGCGGTCAAGGAGGCGGCCCACACGGGCGTCGAGCACGTGGACGTGCCGGTGGCGGGTGTGCTCGGCGTGGTCTGCCTGGCCTGGTTCGCGGGGCGGCAGAGCAGGCTGGCCGAGCCGCTGATCGACATGCGGCTCTTCCGGCGGCGGGCGTTCACCGCGTCCATCGGCACCAACCTGCTGGCCATCTTCACCATGATGGCCATGTCGCTGATCTTCGCCTGGTACTTCCAGCTCGTGCTGGGCTGGTCACCGCTGCAGGCGGGGCTGGCGGGCCTGCCGGGCGGGCTGAGCGGCGCGATCGGCGGGATCCTGGCCTCCCGGCTCATCGGCGTGATCGGCCGGAACGGCGTCGTGGCGCTGGGCCTGCTGATGAACGCGGGGGCGTTCCTCACCTACAGCACGCTCGGCCAGGACCCCGACTACCTGGTGATCCTCGCCGCGATGCTGGTCGGCGGCGCGGGGATCGGGTTCGCGTTCACCGTCAACAACGACAACGTGCTGGCCACCGTGCCGAAGGAGCGCGCGGGGGCGGCGGCCGCGGTGTCGGAGACGTCGTTCGAGCTGGGGGGCGCGCTCGGCATCGCGGTCCTCGGCACGGTGCTCAACAGCGCCTACAGTTCCGGGCTGCGCCTGCCGGCCGGGCTGCCCGCCGACGGGCCCGCGCGGGAGTCGATCGCGGGGGCCATGGAGGTGGCGGCGACCCTGCCGGCGGAGCAGGCGGCGGTGCTGGTGCAGGCGGCGCGGGCCGCGTTCGTGGCGGGCGTGCACGTCACAGGGCTCGTCACGGCGGCGCTGCTGGTGGTGGCGGCGGTGTTCGCGCTGGTGGGGCTGCGGGGCGTGCCGAAGGTCATCCCCGAGGAGGTCCTGGCCCGCGCCCACTCGTGA
- a CDS encoding serine hydrolase, whose protein sequence is MLVPVLVPVLGLGLRVGLKVGLGLGLGFGLGCVAGCGTERAVGPPSPVTSARPRVTVAPCVLKVADPRAGRAARTRLLRDLDRYLAGRPGRVVFGAHDLVTGVRLGRGAHDGGIITASGAKVDILARLLLLRRTGLRAGERELASRMIRESDNAAADTLWWRVGAGGGMSDFYRRAAMRETTPGPSRFWGGTTTSPADRIRLLTVLVRGGAGMSAGDRRLVLDLMSRVRPEQAWGVSAAARPGDRVAVKNGWTPRPFVRNTWAVTSYGRITGPGRDLLLSVQTDQQAGEGQGIQTIEGLARLIGTRLDGLAPVRSRPCAARPTA, encoded by the coding sequence GTGCTTGTTCCGGTGCTCGTTCCGGTGCTCGGGTTGGGGCTCAGGGTCGGGCTCAAGGTGGGGCTCGGGCTCGGGCTGGGGTTCGGCCTGGGGTGCGTGGCGGGCTGCGGCACCGAGCGGGCGGTGGGGCCGCCCTCGCCGGTGACGTCCGCGCGGCCGCGCGTCACGGTGGCGCCCTGCGTGCTCAAGGTGGCCGACCCGCGGGCCGGCCGGGCCGCCCGGACCCGGCTGCTGCGCGACCTCGACCGCTACCTGGCCGGGCGGCCCGGCAGGGTCGTCTTCGGGGCGCACGACCTGGTGACCGGAGTCCGGCTGGGCCGCGGGGCGCACGATGGCGGCATCATCACGGCCAGCGGCGCCAAGGTGGACATCCTGGCCAGGCTGCTGCTGCTCCGCCGTACCGGTCTGAGGGCGGGGGAGCGGGAGCTGGCGTCCCGCATGATCCGGGAGAGCGACAACGCGGCGGCCGACACGCTGTGGTGGCGGGTCGGCGCGGGCGGCGGGATGAGCGACTTCTACCGCCGGGCGGCGATGCGGGAGACCACGCCGGGGCCGAGCAGGTTCTGGGGCGGCACCACCACCAGCCCGGCCGACCGGATCAGGCTGCTGACCGTGCTGGTCAGGGGCGGGGCCGGGATGAGCGCCGGCGACCGCCGTCTGGTGCTCGACCTCATGAGCCGGGTCCGGCCCGAACAGGCGTGGGGGGTCAGCGCCGCCGCCCGGCCCGGCGACCGGGTGGCGGTCAAGAACGGCTGGACGCCGCGGCCGTTCGTCCGCAACACCTGGGCGGTCACCAGCTACGGGCGGATCACCGGGCCCGGCCGGGACCTGCTGCTGTCGGTGCAGACCGACCAGCAGGCCGGCGAGGGGCAGGGCATCCAGACCATCGAGGGGCTGGCCCGGCTGATCGGCACCCGTCTCGACGGGCTGGCCCCGGTTCGCTCCCGCCCCTGCGCCGCCCGTCCCACCGCGTGA
- a CDS encoding alpha/beta hydrolase: protein MRIEFEADGVGLAGDLRVPAGGRGPLPALVLTGPFTGVRDQVTGLYAERLAREGYVTLAFDHRNWGESAGTPRRHEDPQGKLHDLRAAVSVLRSRPEVDGERIGAVGICLGGGYALRFAAFDPRVKVFAGIAGAYNNPYTMRAGMDYQAALAGLGEVLERQDLGGPVEYLPAVAEEGEAAMPGDEPYAYYGTERAASASWANEVTRASIRELITVDNMMGADFLSPKPALIVHGVVDRFCSPEGAEEVFRRLDEPKRLVWLDAQRHIDLYDAEPYVSQAVEATAAFLREHL from the coding sequence ATGAGGATCGAGTTCGAGGCCGACGGAGTCGGGCTGGCCGGCGACCTCCGGGTGCCGGCCGGGGGACGCGGGCCGCTGCCCGCGCTGGTGCTCACCGGGCCGTTCACCGGCGTACGCGACCAGGTGACCGGGCTGTACGCCGAGCGGCTCGCCCGCGAGGGGTACGTGACGCTGGCGTTCGACCACCGCAACTGGGGCGAGTCGGCGGGCACCCCGCGCCGGCACGAGGACCCGCAGGGCAAGCTGCACGACCTGCGCGCCGCGGTGTCGGTGCTGCGGTCGAGGCCCGAGGTCGACGGCGAGCGGATCGGCGCCGTCGGCATCTGCCTCGGCGGCGGCTACGCGCTGAGGTTCGCCGCCTTCGACCCTCGGGTGAAGGTGTTCGCCGGGATCGCCGGGGCCTACAACAACCCCTACACGATGCGGGCCGGCATGGACTACCAGGCCGCCCTGGCCGGCCTCGGCGAGGTGCTGGAACGTCAGGACCTGGGCGGGCCGGTCGAGTACCTCCCCGCCGTGGCCGAGGAGGGCGAGGCCGCCATGCCGGGCGACGAGCCGTACGCCTACTACGGCACCGAGCGCGCCGCCTCGGCCTCCTGGGCGAACGAGGTGACCCGCGCCAGCATCCGCGAGCTGATCACCGTGGACAACATGATGGGCGCCGACTTCCTGTCGCCCAAGCCGGCGCTCATCGTGCACGGGGTGGTCGACCGGTTCTGCTCGCCGGAGGGCGCCGAGGAGGTGTTCCGGCGGCTCGACGAGCCCAAGCGGCTCGTCTGGCTCGACGCCCAGCGGCACATCGACCTCTACGACGCCGAACCGTACGTGTCGCAGGCCGTCGAGGCGACCGCGGCCTTCCTGCGCGAACATCTCTGA